One window from the genome of Marinifilum sp. JC120 encodes:
- a CDS encoding aminopeptidase: MNKSLEHESKSCWEIFKDEEHQQAMDDLAARYIDFLSSCKTERETIKYVEDRLREAGFEDYLGADQCFRSFRDKTIFIARKGKNPLSQGFRLVGAHADTPRIDLKQHPLYEDLGMSMAKTHYYGGIRKYQWLARPLSLHGVVVKADGTKVDVVIGEDLDDPVLSILDLLPHLAQKQVTKNISDAFEAEKLNILMGHSLSFSKDDEDEEEGNGKPSAKRKVLELLNEKYDIVEEDLFSAEMHIVPAGPARYVGLDKSVVGGYGQDDRSCVFLALEAFLNAPEPDNAQIVLFYDKEEIGSEGSTGAKSLFFEYCLEDLIEAWEPNAKMSRVMMAGKALSTDVHAAIDPDYQDVHEKLNSAYLGYGPCFCKFTGHRGKVGANDAHPEFVAWLRNILNEAGAPWQMAELGKVDLGGGGTVAKFLALYGMDVIDFGPPVLSMHSPFELTSKVDLYATELAFRTFLKN; the protein is encoded by the coding sequence ATGAATAAATCTCTTGAACATGAATCGAAAAGCTGCTGGGAAATTTTCAAAGACGAAGAACACCAGCAGGCAATGGATGACCTTGCAGCCCGTTACATCGATTTTTTGAGCAGCTGCAAGACCGAACGCGAGACTATCAAATACGTTGAGGACAGACTGCGCGAAGCCGGATTTGAAGATTATCTCGGTGCGGACCAGTGCTTCCGTTCCTTTCGCGATAAGACCATTTTTATTGCCCGTAAGGGAAAAAATCCGCTCTCGCAGGGTTTTCGTCTGGTGGGCGCACACGCAGATACTCCGCGTATCGACTTGAAACAGCATCCCTTGTACGAAGATCTCGGCATGTCCATGGCCAAAACTCACTACTATGGCGGAATCCGTAAATATCAGTGGCTGGCAAGGCCTCTTTCTTTGCATGGCGTGGTGGTTAAAGCAGACGGCACCAAGGTTGATGTTGTGATCGGTGAAGACCTAGATGATCCGGTCCTTTCTATTCTCGATTTGCTGCCTCATCTTGCCCAAAAGCAGGTAACCAAAAATATCAGTGATGCTTTTGAAGCTGAGAAGTTGAATATTCTCATGGGCCATTCCCTGTCTTTTTCCAAAGACGATGAGGACGAAGAAGAGGGCAATGGCAAACCTTCCGCAAAACGCAAGGTGCTAGAGCTTCTCAACGAGAAATATGATATCGTTGAGGAAGACCTTTTCAGCGCGGAAATGCATATTGTTCCTGCCGGTCCCGCTCGTTACGTAGGTCTTGATAAGTCTGTAGTGGGTGGTTACGGTCAGGATGACCGTTCCTGCGTGTTCCTTGCACTGGAAGCATTCCTGAACGCTCCTGAGCCGGATAATGCCCAGATTGTACTTTTCTATGACAAAGAAGAAATTGGCTCTGAAGGTTCAACTGGCGCTAAATCGCTCTTTTTCGAATATTGCCTTGAAGATCTGATCGAGGCATGGGAACCCAATGCCAAGATGTCCCGGGTTATGATGGCCGGTAAGGCCCTTTCAACAGACGTTCACGCAGCAATCGACCCTGACTATCAGGATGTTCACGAGAAGCTTAATTCAGCCTATCTCGGTTACGGTCCTTGCTTCTGCAAATTTACCGGGCATCGCGGTAAGGTTGGAGCCAACGACGCCCATCCTGAATTTGTTGCATGGCTGCGTAATATTCTCAACGAAGCCGGTGCACCGTGGCAGATGGCTGAGCTTGGCAAGGTCGATCTGGGCGGAGGCGGTACTGTTGCCAAATTCCTCGCTCTCTACGGTATGGATGTGATCGATTTCGGTCCTCCGGTTCTTTCCATGCACAGCCCGTTCGAGCTGACCAGCAAGGTCGATTTGTACGCTACTGAATTGGCTTTCAGGACTTTTTTGAAGAATTAG
- a CDS encoding L-seryl-tRNA(Sec) selenium transferase yields MSNLFKYLPSVDSVLTRLEDEGVIDGLPRTLSRDLVNGFLDVCREEIKGGVITEEKQLSPETLFPRLTCHVRAGAKPHFRRVLNGTGVVVHTNLGRSLLAESAVKAVTEACACYSNLEFDLKTGERGSRYSHVEKLICEITGAEAALVVNNNASAVLITLETFAKGREAIVSRGQLVEIGGSFRIPDVMTKSGAFLREVGATNRTHLHDYENAINEETALLMKVHTSNFRVIGFTKEVSGGELAELGRKHGLPVYEDLGSGNLTNFSGLGLMREPTVQEVVAEDVDVVSFSGDKVLGGPQAGIIVGKKKFIDMIKKNPLNRAVRIDKMTLAALEATLRLYLDPETAKREVPTVRMITEKPENLKKQAQALARLLRRVLAESATIGVREGVSRVGGGAFPEQDLKTFLVTVVPNIKVRVEELKERLLSTEPPLVGRIEEDAFCLDPRTLTREEYKLCADAISQVLKG; encoded by the coding sequence TTGTCCAATTTATTTAAATACCTGCCCTCTGTTGATTCTGTATTGACCCGTCTTGAAGACGAGGGTGTCATTGACGGACTGCCGAGGACCCTTTCCCGTGATTTAGTTAACGGCTTTCTTGATGTTTGCCGTGAGGAAATCAAGGGCGGGGTTATTACCGAAGAAAAACAGCTTTCGCCGGAAACTCTTTTTCCGCGTCTGACCTGCCATGTGCGGGCCGGGGCCAAACCGCATTTTCGGCGGGTGCTCAATGGAACCGGGGTGGTAGTGCATACCAATCTCGGGCGCTCCTTGCTGGCGGAATCCGCGGTTAAGGCTGTGACTGAGGCCTGTGCCTGTTATTCCAATCTTGAGTTTGATCTTAAGACCGGGGAGCGGGGTAGCCGATATAGTCATGTAGAAAAGCTAATTTGTGAGATTACCGGGGCTGAAGCTGCTCTGGTGGTCAACAATAATGCTTCGGCGGTGCTGATTACCCTTGAAACTTTTGCCAAAGGGCGCGAGGCCATAGTCTCACGTGGGCAATTGGTTGAGATCGGTGGATCGTTCCGTATCCCGGATGTGATGACCAAGAGCGGGGCTTTTCTGCGTGAAGTTGGGGCTACCAACCGTACTCATCTGCACGACTACGAAAATGCCATCAATGAGGAAACCGCACTGCTCATGAAGGTGCATACCTCCAATTTCCGGGTTATCGGTTTCACTAAGGAAGTTTCCGGCGGTGAATTGGCGGAACTTGGTCGTAAGCACGGCCTTCCGGTCTACGAAGATCTCGGCAGCGGAAATCTGACCAATTTTTCCGGGCTGGGTTTGATGCGTGAACCCACGGTACAGGAAGTGGTGGCCGAGGACGTGGATGTAGTTTCATTTTCCGGTGACAAAGTGCTCGGCGGACCGCAGGCTGGTATCATTGTCGGTAAGAAGAAGTTTATCGATATGATTAAGAAGAATCCGCTCAACCGTGCGGTTCGTATCGATAAGATGACCCTTGCCGCCCTTGAAGCGACTCTGCGCCTTTATCTTGATCCCGAAACAGCCAAGCGTGAAGTGCCCACAGTACGTATGATCACCGAGAAGCCTGAAAATCTTAAAAAGCAGGCTCAAGCCCTTGCCCGCTTATTGCGTCGTGTGCTTGCTGAATCAGCAACTATCGGCGTGCGTGAGGGCGTTTCCCGCGTAGGTGGCGGGGCATTCCCGGAGCAGGATCTAAAAACTTTTCTGGTGACCGTAGTACCAAATATTAAAGTGAGAGTAGAAGAGTTGAAAGAAAGGCTTCTCTCAACTGAACCACCTTTGGTGGGACGCATTGAGGAAGATGCTTTCTGCCTCGATCCAAGGACTCTCACACGCGAAGAATATAAACTCTGCGCTGACGCAATATCTCAAGTTTTGAAAGGATAA
- a CDS encoding bifunctional folylpolyglutamate synthase/dihydrofolate synthase: MDLSLGRMEEFVRNWGGKSSFPVIHVVGTNGKGSTSSYLTSIGCEYGLKVGTFISPHFVTPRERITINGAMLSEDEWVAIANQVMEIAPDAGLTYFELLTCMALVAFKNNGVDLAVMEAGLGGRFDATNTVDPDLTVFTPIGLDHEKVLGSTIDLIAADKADAMRETGTVITAVQVSEAMAVLESRAKELDCKLNHIDEQKVVADLSPTLAGEHQKQNAQLAACAWRLFCRKSEITFDADKVRGGVEKAFIAGRLQIIKSDRTYILDGAHNTHAFDALEAELARSEIKPDAIIFSCMKDKNLDPVKETLFRLTDGPVMACGIENNERAYPFNELAEVLGERAEPAKDIDEALSMLNSGDKTVLICGSLYLLAAFYTRYPEFLRRMPPAA, encoded by the coding sequence ATGGATTTGAGTCTTGGCAGAATGGAAGAGTTTGTGCGTAATTGGGGCGGTAAGTCCAGCTTTCCGGTTATTCATGTGGTGGGAACCAACGGAAAAGGTTCCACCTCATCATATTTAACCTCAATCGGTTGCGAATACGGACTTAAAGTCGGGACATTCATTTCACCGCATTTTGTTACTCCCCGCGAGCGGATTACAATTAATGGGGCTATGCTTTCGGAAGATGAATGGGTTGCCATTGCCAATCAAGTTATGGAGATTGCCCCGGATGCCGGGTTGACCTATTTTGAATTGCTGACTTGTATGGCATTGGTGGCTTTCAAGAATAACGGAGTCGATCTGGCTGTGATGGAAGCTGGTTTAGGTGGACGTTTTGACGCTACCAATACGGTTGATCCTGATCTGACCGTATTTACTCCCATCGGGCTTGATCATGAGAAGGTGCTCGGTTCTACAATTGATCTTATCGCAGCAGACAAAGCTGATGCTATGCGTGAAACCGGAACAGTCATCACAGCGGTACAGGTTTCAGAAGCTATGGCGGTGCTTGAATCCCGGGCGAAGGAATTGGACTGCAAGCTTAATCATATTGATGAACAAAAAGTTGTTGCGGACCTCAGCCCCACACTTGCCGGGGAGCATCAGAAGCAGAACGCACAGCTTGCGGCATGTGCATGGCGGTTGTTCTGCCGCAAGTCTGAGATTACGTTTGATGCTGATAAGGTCCGTGGCGGGGTAGAAAAAGCGTTTATCGCTGGACGGCTACAGATTATTAAATCTGATAGGACTTATATTCTTGACGGTGCGCACAACACCCATGCTTTTGATGCACTTGAGGCCGAGCTGGCACGGTCTGAAATTAAACCGGATGCGATTATCTTTTCATGTATGAAGGATAAGAATCTTGATCCGGTGAAGGAAACCCTTTTCCGTTTGACCGATGGTCCGGTCATGGCTTGCGGTATTGAGAATAATGAACGGGCGTATCCTTTCAATGAGCTTGCCGAGGTCCTTGGAGAGCGGGCAGAACCTGCCAAGGATATTGACGAAGCACTTTCAATGCTTAATTCCGGTGATAAAACAGTTCTAATCTGTGGGTCCTTGTATTTGCTGGCAGCTTTTTATACAAGATACCCAGAATTTTTAAGAAGAATGCCTCCGGCGGCTTAA
- the selB gene encoding selenocysteine-specific translation elongation factor, with amino-acid sequence MPVVMGTAGHIDHGKTSLIKALTGTDCDRLAEEKKRGITIELGFASLDLGGDEHLSIIDVPGHEKFVKNMVAGAAGIDFVLLVIAADEGVMPQTREHLEICTLLGIEKGFVVLTKADTVDEDWMEMVQEDVREFLAPSFLAEAPIHAVSSHTGQGLDELRGEVANFMKGFAPKRRSDLARLPVDRVFTMKGHGTVVTGTLISGQLSVGDDVVLYPKMTETKVRSLQSHGASVETAPAGRRTAINLHGVEVEDIDRGEVLGRPGTLFPSTVWDVELTCLPSSPKSLKHRKEIHFHHGSKEVMAKVYFLDREKLEKGERAVCQIRFDKPMTGVYGDRVVLRSFSPLRTIAGGSIINPLGRKVKRFSDDVKRLETLIDAEPEELVLTQLELAGRAGLTFQELSILSNVASKPLEKMLQTMGGQQKVFLYDKETRSYVSGTQYENLVQGLIRHLEAFHKNEPMKPGVSRGEIGSTYGKGLSDKLFHSIVERLLKKKEIVAVQEILHLPGHKVSLASDQQKLRDTLMSTYEKGGLTPPNLKDVLDPLDLVFKDAAPVYKLLQDEGLLVRIKDDMYFAKSAVDGLQKILEGYFAENEELGPQDFKTLVGLSRKFSIPLLEYMDKEKVTIRVGDKRRLRKQS; translated from the coding sequence ATGCCCGTAGTTATGGGAACTGCTGGTCATATTGACCATGGTAAGACCAGTCTGATCAAAGCTCTGACCGGAACGGACTGCGACCGTCTGGCAGAGGAAAAGAAACGCGGCATCACCATTGAGTTGGGCTTTGCAAGCCTTGATCTGGGTGGTGATGAACATCTGAGCATTATCGATGTTCCGGGCCATGAAAAGTTCGTTAAAAATATGGTTGCCGGGGCAGCAGGTATTGATTTTGTGCTGCTGGTTATCGCCGCTGATGAAGGCGTAATGCCTCAGACCCGTGAACATTTGGAAATCTGCACTTTGCTGGGCATTGAGAAGGGCTTCGTCGTTCTGACCAAGGCTGACACGGTTGATGAAGATTGGATGGAGATGGTTCAGGAAGACGTGCGTGAATTTCTTGCGCCGAGCTTTCTGGCTGAGGCCCCGATTCATGCTGTTTCTTCGCATACCGGGCAGGGGCTGGATGAACTGCGTGGCGAAGTTGCGAATTTCATGAAAGGTTTTGCTCCGAAACGTAGAAGCGATCTTGCTCGTCTTCCTGTGGACCGTGTGTTTACCATGAAAGGGCACGGAACAGTTGTGACCGGGACCTTGATTTCCGGGCAGCTTTCCGTGGGCGATGATGTGGTCCTTTACCCGAAGATGACCGAGACCAAGGTGCGTAGCCTGCAATCGCATGGAGCATCCGTTGAGACCGCCCCGGCAGGGCGCAGGACAGCTATTAACCTGCACGGCGTAGAAGTCGAAGACATTGACCGTGGCGAAGTGCTGGGCCGTCCGGGGACGCTTTTCCCGTCCACTGTCTGGGATGTGGAATTGACCTGTTTGCCGTCTTCCCCGAAAAGCTTGAAACACCGTAAGGAAATCCATTTCCACCACGGCTCCAAAGAAGTGATGGCTAAGGTTTATTTCCTTGATCGCGAAAAGCTGGAAAAGGGTGAACGTGCGGTCTGCCAGATTCGTTTTGATAAACCCATGACCGGGGTTTATGGTGATCGCGTTGTTTTGCGTTCTTTTTCTCCGTTGCGGACCATCGCCGGGGGTAGCATCATCAACCCGCTGGGTCGTAAGGTGAAACGTTTTTCCGATGACGTTAAGCGTCTGGAAACGCTTATCGATGCCGAACCGGAAGAGTTAGTGCTGACTCAACTTGAATTAGCGGGCAGGGCAGGGCTGACATTTCAGGAACTTTCTATACTGAGCAACGTGGCATCCAAGCCGCTGGAGAAAATGCTCCAGACCATGGGCGGGCAGCAGAAGGTATTCTTGTATGACAAGGAAACCCGTAGCTATGTTTCCGGTACACAGTATGAAAATCTGGTACAGGGATTGATTCGTCACCTTGAGGCATTTCATAAGAATGAACCCATGAAACCGGGTGTTTCGCGCGGGGAGATCGGGTCTACTTACGGTAAGGGATTGTCGGATAAATTGTTCCATTCCATCGTGGAGCGGCTGCTTAAGAAAAAGGAAATCGTGGCGGTGCAGGAAATTCTGCATCTGCCCGGACATAAGGTTTCGCTTGCTTCTGATCAGCAGAAGTTGCGCGATACCCTGATGAGCACTTACGAGAAGGGCGGGCTTACACCTCCGAATTTGAAAGACGTGCTTGATCCGCTGGACTTGGTCTTTAAAGATGCTGCGCCAGTTTACAAACTCTTGCAGGATGAAGGGCTGCTGGTCAGAATCAAAGACGACATGTATTTTGCTAAATCAGCTGTGGATGGCTTACAGAAGATTTTGGAAGGCTATTTTGCGGAAAACGAAGAACTTGGTCCGCAGGATTTTAAGACCTTGGTCGGCTTATCGCGTAAGTTTTCCATTCCATTGCTTGAATACATGGATAAGGAAAAGGTCACCATTCGAGTTGGTGATAAGCGCAGGTTGCGTAAACAGAGTTAA